A window of Tautonia plasticadhaerens contains these coding sequences:
- a CDS encoding PAS domain S-box protein produces the protein MQADSGGSESDPRGPGEWCGPRAIVGVGVPAASGSAALGTLLGVLGPGVGLAYLIVRAAEAGADPADPGPGGAAGGIRSVRAVDGQQIEPGVAYEAPAGCLVGVEGGRLRVGPPGGGRRPIDHLFRSLARDGSTPPIGILLPADGPDGAAGLMEIRAAGGLAVVLDPGGVCAPAAPGCSETVGAAGLGLTIGRIPGAIAEFCRRRPAVACRVSPDDPPRASRPPSASARGGVGRPSCPAPSPADRAREALAEAMLPASVVVDGDDRALYLHGDLSPYLDLPRGEPRPDVLRMLRPALAARVRAAVHSSRSEGGPVVVEARAGREPGEGDRIRVAVRPLPGDRLGPGALAIGFEQIPPGRPIPTDGGDEGRDAGGLRMLGSAHEALEDLSSGAELAAVFLDDGLRVHRATPEAARLLQLPPGPGAPSLAEAGGELVDPGLLEQARMVLNDLSPRESELRTRDGRWYVRRARPSVTAGRRVEGVVITFEDVTDLKAAIDRSRLRERQQAAFARLGFQALSVPDLDELLHHAVRQVAAVLDADLAEILEVRPEGDLLLRAGVGWSPGLAGSARVPGGADSQAGYTLGETEPVIVEDLARDRRFRDPGPPGGHSVVSGIGCSIRVGGLPFGVLSARTTRPRAFTGDDANFLKAVANLIADAVARCRAEQDLRRGEEQLRLALTESPLPTIMAAEDGEILLVNHAFRRITGYEADELPDLATWTALAYGDRAAEVRSGIDALFDRAGYVHDGEFVIRSRGGGRRIWDFHTTVLGHLRDGRRAFISMALDVTDRKRSERELGERQAQLRMATDAAGIGIWSLDYATGRYDLAGHAGAIYGVEPGQDLTQGQLHSWIHPDDLPAVKAAVAARDDPLGDGRFEVEHRLTPPGAAERWVSVRGQVAFEERDGRRAPVRAAGTAIDVTSRKAAELKVREVRRLLQAFLDASPDFIYGKGVDGRYVLANQGYLDLLGVTAEELLGAEDPARFETEEARLLLADDRRVAQDGRPIQSEQSLEVSGRRRDFLITRFPMREEDGPIEAVCGIATDITRQKRAERSLVEADRRKTQYLATLAHELRNPLAAAAAAVPLLVDPGDERERAEAAEILDRQIRHLVRMIEDLLDVSRLSRGKVRLRRDRVRLEEAARRACRDAGNLIAARRHELVERMPAGPVWVEADSTRLSQVFVNLLSNAARYTEPGGRIELEVSRHGDEAVAVVRDDGKGIEPGLLESIFEPFSQLDAGHEEPNGGLGIGLTLVRELVRLHGGTVRAESEGPGRGSRFVVRLPVAPPPGEGPEPSPASASASASASASASAPGPGARSGRRVLLVDDNRDLARILAIQLAAAGHQVRTAGDGEEALALAAGSPPEVALLDIGLPGRDGVAVGRALRELPGLDRVRLVAMSGYGQPSDLDRTRAAGFERHLVKPVDLDELIRILDAEPVPPAPTASPPERGDPGGLADGGPDPPRVLIIDDQRPFTYLARRVIARQGFVVATADSAPSGIDLARRFRPSLVLCDLMLGPDGDGFDVARALRSDPATRLATLIAVSGSTSPDQQAQAEKAGFDLFLTKPVDLGDLPSLLSRAYRG, from the coding sequence ATGCAAGCTGATTCGGGCGGATCGGAATCTGATCCGCGGGGGCCGGGGGAATGGTGTGGGCCCCGGGCGATCGTCGGCGTGGGGGTGCCGGCGGCGTCGGGGAGCGCTGCGCTGGGGACGCTGCTCGGGGTCCTGGGCCCTGGAGTAGGCCTGGCCTATTTGATCGTCCGGGCCGCGGAGGCCGGGGCCGACCCCGCGGATCCCGGCCCGGGGGGGGCCGCCGGGGGGATCCGGTCGGTCCGGGCGGTCGACGGGCAGCAGATCGAGCCGGGGGTGGCGTACGAGGCCCCGGCCGGCTGCCTGGTGGGGGTCGAGGGGGGGAGGCTCCGGGTGGGCCCGCCGGGGGGAGGGCGTCGGCCGATCGACCACCTGTTCCGGTCGCTGGCCCGAGACGGCTCGACGCCCCCGATCGGCATCCTGCTCCCGGCGGATGGGCCCGACGGGGCCGCCGGGCTGATGGAGATCCGGGCCGCCGGCGGCCTGGCGGTGGTGCTGGATCCGGGGGGGGTCTGCGCCCCGGCGGCCCCCGGGTGCTCCGAGACGGTGGGCGCGGCGGGCCTGGGGCTGACGATCGGCCGCATCCCGGGGGCGATCGCCGAGTTCTGTCGCAGGCGACCGGCGGTCGCCTGCCGGGTGTCGCCGGACGACCCGCCTCGGGCGTCGAGGCCGCCCTCGGCATCGGCCCGGGGGGGCGTCGGCCGGCCGTCGTGCCCCGCCCCGTCGCCGGCCGACCGGGCGAGGGAGGCGCTGGCGGAGGCCATGCTCCCGGCCTCGGTGGTCGTCGACGGCGACGACCGGGCGCTGTACCTGCACGGCGACCTCTCGCCGTACCTGGACCTGCCACGGGGGGAGCCGAGGCCCGACGTGCTGCGGATGCTCCGCCCGGCCCTGGCAGCCCGGGTCCGGGCGGCGGTCCATTCGAGCAGGAGCGAGGGCGGTCCGGTGGTCGTCGAGGCCCGGGCGGGCCGCGAGCCCGGCGAGGGCGACCGGATCCGGGTCGCCGTCCGGCCGTTGCCCGGGGACCGACTCGGCCCCGGCGCCCTGGCGATCGGCTTCGAGCAGATCCCGCCGGGACGGCCGATCCCGACCGACGGCGGGGACGAGGGCCGGGATGCCGGGGGGCTCCGGATGCTGGGGTCGGCTCACGAGGCCCTCGAGGACCTGTCCTCCGGGGCCGAGCTGGCGGCCGTCTTCCTCGACGACGGGCTCCGGGTGCATCGGGCCACGCCGGAGGCGGCCCGGCTGCTGCAACTCCCCCCCGGGCCGGGCGCCCCGTCGCTCGCCGAGGCGGGGGGCGAGCTGGTCGACCCGGGCCTGCTCGAGCAGGCCCGCATGGTGCTGAATGACCTCTCCCCCCGGGAGTCGGAGCTGAGGACCCGCGATGGCCGCTGGTACGTCCGGCGGGCCCGGCCCTCCGTGACGGCCGGCCGCCGGGTCGAGGGGGTGGTGATCACCTTTGAGGACGTGACCGACCTGAAGGCGGCCATCGATCGGTCCCGGCTCCGGGAGCGGCAGCAGGCGGCCTTCGCCCGCCTGGGGTTCCAGGCGCTGTCGGTCCCCGACCTGGACGAACTGCTCCACCATGCCGTCCGGCAGGTCGCCGCGGTGCTCGACGCGGATCTCGCCGAGATCCTGGAGGTGCGGCCCGAGGGGGACCTGTTGCTGAGGGCCGGCGTGGGCTGGTCGCCGGGCCTGGCGGGCTCAGCCCGGGTGCCCGGCGGGGCCGACTCCCAGGCCGGATACACCCTGGGCGAGACCGAGCCGGTGATCGTCGAGGACCTGGCCCGGGATCGCCGTTTCCGCGACCCCGGGCCGCCGGGGGGGCACAGCGTGGTCAGCGGGATCGGTTGCTCGATCCGCGTCGGGGGCCTGCCCTTCGGCGTCCTCTCGGCGCGCACGACCCGGCCCCGGGCCTTCACGGGGGACGACGCGAACTTCCTCAAGGCGGTGGCCAACCTGATCGCCGACGCCGTGGCCCGGTGCCGGGCCGAGCAGGACCTCCGGCGCGGCGAGGAGCAACTCCGCCTCGCCCTGACCGAGTCCCCGCTGCCGACGATCATGGCGGCCGAGGACGGGGAGATCCTGCTGGTCAACCACGCCTTCCGGAGGATCACGGGGTACGAGGCCGACGAGCTGCCCGACCTGGCCACCTGGACCGCCCTGGCCTACGGCGATCGCGCCGCCGAGGTCCGCTCGGGGATCGACGCCCTGTTCGACCGGGCCGGCTACGTCCACGACGGCGAGTTCGTCATCCGGTCCAGGGGGGGAGGGCGGCGGATCTGGGACTTCCACACCACCGTGCTGGGCCACCTGAGGGACGGCCGCCGGGCGTTCATCAGCATGGCCCTGGACGTGACCGACCGCAAGCGATCGGAGCGGGAGCTGGGCGAGCGCCAGGCCCAGCTCCGGATGGCGACCGACGCGGCCGGCATCGGCATCTGGTCGCTCGACTACGCCACCGGCCGCTACGACCTGGCCGGGCATGCCGGGGCGATCTACGGGGTCGAGCCGGGCCAGGACCTCACCCAGGGACAGCTCCACTCGTGGATCCACCCGGACGACCTGCCGGCGGTGAAGGCCGCGGTGGCGGCCCGGGACGACCCGCTCGGCGACGGTCGGTTCGAGGTCGAGCACCGCCTGACCCCGCCCGGCGCCGCCGAGCGCTGGGTCTCCGTCCGGGGCCAGGTCGCCTTCGAGGAACGGGACGGCCGACGGGCCCCGGTCCGGGCCGCGGGCACGGCGATCGACGTCACCTCCAGGAAGGCCGCCGAGCTGAAGGTCCGGGAGGTCCGCCGGCTGCTCCAGGCGTTCCTCGACGCCTCGCCGGACTTCATCTACGGCAAGGGGGTCGACGGGCGGTACGTCCTGGCCAACCAGGGGTACCTCGACCTGCTGGGCGTGACCGCCGAGGAGCTGCTCGGCGCCGAGGACCCGGCCCGGTTCGAGACCGAGGAGGCCCGGCTGCTGCTGGCCGACGACCGCCGGGTCGCCCAGGACGGCCGGCCGATCCAGTCGGAGCAGTCGCTGGAGGTCTCCGGCCGCCGCCGGGATTTCCTGATCACCCGGTTCCCCATGCGTGAGGAGGACGGCCCCATCGAGGCGGTCTGCGGCATCGCCACCGACATCACCCGGCAGAAGCGGGCCGAGCGCTCGCTGGTGGAGGCCGACCGCCGCAAGACCCAGTACCTCGCCACGCTCGCCCACGAGCTGCGCAACCCCCTGGCCGCCGCCGCCGCGGCCGTCCCCCTGCTGGTCGACCCGGGGGACGAGCGGGAGCGGGCCGAGGCGGCCGAGATCCTCGACCGGCAGATCCGCCACCTCGTCCGGATGATCGAGGACCTGCTGGACGTCTCCCGGCTCTCCCGGGGGAAGGTCCGGCTCCGCCGGGACCGGGTCCGGCTGGAAGAGGCCGCCCGGCGCGCCTGCCGGGACGCCGGCAACCTGATCGCGGCCCGTCGCCACGAACTGGTCGAGCGGATGCCAGCCGGGCCGGTCTGGGTCGAGGCCGACTCGACCCGACTGTCGCAGGTGTTCGTCAACTTGCTGAGCAACGCCGCCAGGTATACCGAGCCGGGGGGGCGGATCGAGCTGGAGGTGTCCCGACACGGGGACGAGGCCGTGGCCGTGGTCCGGGACGACGGCAAGGGGATCGAGCCGGGCCTCCTGGAATCGATCTTCGAGCCGTTCTCCCAGCTCGACGCCGGGCACGAGGAGCCCAACGGCGGCCTCGGCATCGGCCTGACCCTGGTACGGGAACTCGTCCGGTTGCACGGCGGCACCGTCCGGGCCGAGAGCGAAGGGCCGGGCCGGGGCAGCCGGTTCGTCGTCCGTCTGCCCGTCGCCCCTCCCCCGGGGGAGGGACCCGAGCCCTCCCCCGCCTCCGCCTCCGCCTCCGCCTCCGCCTCCGCCTCCGCCTCCGCCCCCGGGCCCGGGGCCCGCTCGGGCCGCCGGGTGCTGCTGGTCGACGACAACCGGGATCTCGCCCGGATCCTGGCGATCCAGCTCGCCGCGGCCGGCCACCAGGTCCGGACGGCCGGCGACGGCGAGGAGGCGCTGGCCCTGGCCGCCGGCTCGCCGCCGGAGGTCGCCCTGCTGGACATCGGCCTGCCCGGCCGGGACGGCGTGGCCGTGGGACGGGCCCTCCGGGAACTGCCGGGGCTGGATCGGGTCCGCCTGGTCGCCATGTCCGGCTACGGACAGCCGAGCGACCTCGACCGCACCCGGGCCGCCGGTTTCGAGCGGCACCTGGTCAAGCCCGTCGACCTCGACGAGTTGATCCGGATCCTCGACGCCGAGCCCGTGCCGCCGGCCCCGACCGCCTCGCCCCCCGAGCGGGGCGACCCGGGGGGCCTCGCCGACGGGGGGCCCGACCCCCCCCGCGTGCTGATCATCGACGACCAGCGCCCCTTCACCTACCTGGCCCGCCGGGTCATCGCCCGCCAGGGCTTCGTGGTGGCGACGGCCGATTCGGCCCCCTCCGGGATCGACCTGGCCCGCCGGTTCCGCCCCTCGCTCGTGCTCTGCGACCTGATGCTCGGCCCCGACGGCGACGGCTTCGACGTCGCCCGGGCCCTCCGGTCCGACCCCGCCACCCGCCTGGCCACCTTGATCGCCGTCTCCGGCAGCACCTCGCCGGACCAGCAGGCCCAGGCCGAGAAGGCCGGCTTCGACCTCTTCCTGACCAAGCCGGTCGACCTGGGGGACCTCCCATCTCTCCTCTCCCGGGCCTACCGGGGTTGA
- a CDS encoding DNA translocase FtsK has product MLDRQRLWRNGRGLALLVGGLFLALSLLGYDPADAPGSAAWPPNRGETLSNPCGPSGAWLAHVLFSGFGWGACLILAAWLIVTARALRSRPIADPAARLVGLALLIGVCSATAQAVRPDLPGSPPVGSGGYAGALIAGGLRGQFGPIGMVLLLGSAGMIGLTLCHDLIWTPRRRPASPGQSAAGVVPRPGASVPAMARPRGADLPPTASAGAAASGPTAFAPPPTRGEANAVVPTPNTPAVRPSIAPSRSLSGYHSPPMELLEPTSAIPVHEREASIQARAMMLEKTLLEHGCQVRVVQIDTGPVITQFEIELEAGLRVSKIVGLANDLAIALAVPSVRIVAPIPGKTTVGIEVPNERRSMVRLREVIEGVGAGRSLAKAHIPLFLGKDVKGVPLAFDLAEMPHLLIAGRTGTGKSVCLNAMITSILMTRRPEECKLILIDPKMVELSQYKQVPHLMHPVVTDMKKAESLLAWACEKMDERYTYLARAGVRSLHIYNQLGEDEIYARLQPEDEEELQRIPTYMPHIVIVVDEMSDMMMTAAKEVEAHIVRLAQKARAVGMHLIVATQKPTVDVITGLIKGNLPARIAFQVSSRGDSRVVLDEMGAEKLLGNGDMLFLIPGTSHLVRAQGTYVSDAEVERICGHLSQYPQEFSKELMKLRSGGGAGKDGSDLKDRDELYEAAIDVIVREQRGSCSLLQRALGIGYGRAARLIDFMAEDGIVGEYKSGAAREVLYSLEEWEALKSGEDPPEGMGEAAA; this is encoded by the coding sequence ATGCTGGATCGTCAGCGGCTGTGGCGCAACGGACGGGGCCTCGCCCTGCTCGTCGGCGGCCTGTTCCTGGCGCTGAGCCTGCTGGGCTACGACCCGGCGGATGCCCCCGGCTCGGCCGCCTGGCCGCCGAACCGGGGGGAGACCCTCTCCAACCCCTGCGGCCCGTCCGGCGCCTGGCTCGCCCACGTCCTCTTCAGCGGGTTCGGCTGGGGCGCCTGCCTGATCCTCGCCGCCTGGCTGATCGTCACGGCCCGGGCCCTGCGGTCCCGGCCGATCGCCGACCCGGCGGCCCGGCTGGTCGGGCTGGCCTTGCTGATCGGGGTCTGCTCGGCGACGGCCCAGGCGGTGCGGCCGGACCTCCCCGGGTCGCCGCCGGTCGGCTCGGGGGGCTATGCCGGGGCCCTGATCGCGGGGGGGCTGCGGGGCCAGTTCGGGCCGATCGGCATGGTCCTGCTGCTCGGCTCGGCGGGGATGATCGGGCTGACGCTCTGCCACGACCTGATCTGGACCCCACGACGGCGTCCGGCCTCCCCGGGGCAGTCGGCCGCCGGGGTCGTCCCCCGGCCCGGCGCCTCGGTGCCGGCGATGGCCCGGCCCCGAGGAGCCGACCTGCCCCCGACGGCCTCGGCCGGGGCCGCCGCATCCGGCCCGACGGCGTTCGCCCCCCCCCCGACCCGGGGGGAGGCGAACGCCGTCGTCCCCACGCCGAACACCCCCGCCGTCCGGCCCTCGATCGCCCCGTCCCGGTCCCTCTCCGGCTACCACTCGCCGCCGATGGAGTTGCTGGAGCCGACCTCCGCCATCCCGGTCCACGAGCGCGAGGCGTCGATCCAGGCCCGCGCCATGATGCTGGAGAAGACCCTGCTGGAGCACGGCTGCCAGGTCCGGGTCGTCCAGATCGACACCGGCCCGGTGATCACCCAGTTCGAGATCGAGCTGGAGGCGGGCCTGCGGGTCTCCAAGATCGTCGGCCTGGCCAACGACCTGGCGATCGCCCTGGCCGTGCCGAGCGTCCGGATCGTCGCCCCGATCCCGGGCAAGACGACCGTGGGCATCGAGGTGCCCAACGAGCGGCGGTCGATGGTCCGCCTGCGCGAGGTGATCGAGGGCGTCGGCGCCGGCCGGAGCCTGGCCAAGGCCCACATCCCGCTGTTCCTCGGCAAGGACGTCAAGGGCGTCCCCCTGGCATTCGACCTGGCCGAGATGCCGCACCTGCTCATCGCCGGCCGGACGGGCACCGGCAAGTCGGTCTGCCTGAACGCGATGATCACCTCGATCCTCATGACCCGCAGGCCCGAGGAGTGCAAGCTGATCCTCATCGACCCGAAGATGGTGGAGCTGTCCCAGTACAAGCAAGTGCCCCACCTGATGCACCCGGTCGTCACCGACATGAAGAAGGCCGAGTCCCTCCTCGCCTGGGCCTGCGAGAAGATGGACGAGCGCTACACCTACCTCGCCCGGGCCGGCGTGCGGAGCCTGCACATCTACAACCAGCTCGGCGAGGACGAGATCTACGCCCGCCTCCAGCCCGAAGACGAGGAGGAACTCCAGCGGATCCCCACCTACATGCCCCACATCGTCATCGTCGTCGACGAGATGAGCGACATGATGATGACCGCCGCCAAGGAGGTCGAGGCCCACATCGTCCGCCTCGCCCAGAAGGCCCGGGCGGTGGGCATGCACCTGATCGTCGCCACCCAGAAGCCCACGGTCGACGTCATCACCGGCCTGATCAAGGGGAACCTCCCCGCCCGGATCGCCTTCCAGGTCTCCAGCCGGGGCGACAGCCGCGTGGTGCTCGACGAGATGGGGGCCGAGAAGCTGCTCGGCAACGGCGACATGCTCTTCCTCATCCCCGGCACCTCGCACCTGGTCCGGGCTCAGGGCACGTACGTGTCGGACGCCGAGGTCGAGCGCATCTGCGGCCACCTCAGCCAGTATCCCCAGGAGTTCAGCAAGGAGCTGATGAAGCTCCGCAGCGGCGGCGGCGCGGGCAAGGACGGCTCCGACCTGAAGGACCGCGACGAGCTGTACGAGGCGGCCATCGACGTGATCGTCCGCGAGCAGCGGGGCAGCTGCTCGCTGTTGCAGCGGGCCCTGGGCATCGGCTACGGCCGGGCCGCCCGGCTCATCGACTTCATGGCCGAGGACGGCATCGTCGGCGAGTACAAGTCCGGCGCAGCCCGGGAGGTGCTCTACTCCCTGGAGGAGTGGGAGGCCCTCAAGAGCGGCGAGGACCCTCCCGAGGGCATGGGAGAGGCCGCGGCCTGA
- a CDS encoding DNA-directed RNA polymerase subunit omega, with protein MHEELKEEEIVNRVGGRFKLSTLIQKRMIALNQGARPLVDMRSPDKMAIVIQEIMQDKIFLDLAGNVRTREEAEDMGGPMDGDTVDLTQPED; from the coding sequence ATGCATGAGGAACTGAAGGAAGAAGAGATCGTTAACCGGGTCGGCGGCCGCTTCAAGCTCTCGACGCTCATCCAGAAGCGGATGATCGCCCTGAACCAGGGGGCCCGCCCGCTGGTGGACATGCGTTCGCCGGACAAGATGGCGATCGTGATCCAGGAGATCATGCAGGACAAGATCTTCCTCGACCTGGCCGGGAACGTCCGGACCCGCGAGGAGGCCGAGGACATGGGCGGCCCGATGGACGGCGACACCGTCGATCTTACCCAGCCGGAAGACTAG
- the gmk gene encoding guanylate kinase yields MTHDWTRLPGRLVVVSGPSGCGKSTILRRALDDPTVSARLSVSATSRPPRQGEEGGLHYEFVSRGQFEAARDRGQFLEWAEVHGNLYGTPIAPVIRSLEAGECVVLEIDVQGAAQVTRAVPTADTIFVTVPSLDVLEARLRGRGTEPEAVVRRRLDNARRELESIHLYTHTIVNDDLDRAVSEMVALLVGAGCKGADRDA; encoded by the coding sequence ATGACCCACGACTGGACCCGACTGCCCGGCCGCCTCGTCGTCGTCTCCGGCCCGTCCGGATGCGGCAAGAGCACGATCCTGCGCCGGGCCCTGGACGACCCGACGGTCTCGGCCCGCCTCTCCGTCTCGGCGACCAGCCGGCCCCCACGCCAGGGGGAGGAGGGAGGGCTCCACTACGAGTTCGTCAGCCGAGGCCAGTTCGAGGCCGCCCGGGATCGCGGCCAATTCCTGGAATGGGCCGAGGTGCACGGCAACCTCTACGGGACGCCGATCGCCCCGGTGATCCGGTCGCTCGAGGCGGGCGAGTGCGTCGTCCTGGAGATCGACGTGCAGGGGGCCGCGCAGGTGACCCGGGCCGTGCCGACGGCCGACACCATCTTCGTCACCGTCCCCAGCCTCGACGTGCTGGAGGCCCGCCTCCGGGGCCGGGGCACCGAGCCCGAGGCCGTCGTCCGACGCCGGCTGGACAACGCCCGTCGCGAGCTGGAATCGATCCACCTGTATACCCACACCATCGTCAACGACGACCTCGACCGCGCCGTCTCCGAGATGGTCGCGCTGCTGGTCGGGGCCGGCTGCAAGGGGGCCGATCGCGATGCATGA
- a CDS encoding YicC/YloC family endoribonuclease codes for MLLSMTGFGEARRQDEARTVVVEARSVNGRHLKLSTRVSDPFGALEPEIERLVRHRLKRGTVQLSLRVEALRRPEDYRLNLAALEGYRAQLLAFIGHAQEPPDFLSALLSLPGVVESTRATLDDPHAEWPAIEPIVVEALDQLQRSRQEEGRAMEQELRSLASEIAGHLERVAARVPNVVSSYRDRLADRVSALVQERGIAIEPEHLIREVAIFAERSDIAEEITRLRAHLQQFDAVVTSDDAPGRKLEFVVQEMGRETNTIGSKANDVEISRAVVEMKGALEKIRELIQNVE; via the coding sequence GTGCTGCTCAGCATGACCGGTTTCGGCGAGGCCCGACGGCAGGACGAGGCGCGTACGGTCGTCGTCGAGGCCCGGAGCGTCAACGGCCGCCACCTGAAGCTCTCGACCCGGGTCAGCGACCCGTTCGGGGCCCTAGAGCCGGAGATCGAGCGGCTGGTGCGGCACCGGCTCAAGCGGGGCACCGTCCAGCTCAGCCTCCGGGTCGAGGCGCTGCGTCGCCCCGAGGACTACCGGCTCAACCTCGCCGCCCTGGAGGGATACCGCGCCCAGCTGCTCGCCTTCATCGGCCACGCCCAGGAGCCGCCCGACTTCCTCTCGGCCCTACTCTCGCTGCCCGGCGTCGTCGAGTCGACCCGGGCCACCCTGGACGACCCCCACGCCGAATGGCCGGCGATCGAGCCGATCGTGGTCGAGGCGTTGGACCAGCTCCAGCGGAGCCGGCAGGAGGAGGGCCGGGCGATGGAGCAGGAGCTCAGGTCGTTGGCCTCGGAGATCGCCGGGCACCTGGAGCGGGTCGCCGCCCGGGTCCCGAACGTCGTCTCCTCCTACCGGGACCGTCTGGCCGATCGCGTCTCGGCCCTGGTGCAGGAGCGGGGCATCGCCATCGAGCCGGAGCACCTGATCCGGGAGGTGGCCATCTTCGCCGAGCGCTCCGACATCGCCGAGGAGATCACCCGGCTTCGGGCCCACCTCCAGCAATTCGACGCCGTCGTCACCTCCGACGACGCCCCCGGCCGCAAGCTGGAGTTCGTCGTCCAGGAGATGGGCCGGGAGACCAACACCATCGGCTCGAAGGCCAACGACGTCGAGATCAGCCGGGCCGTCGTCGAGATGAAGGGGGCCCTCGAGAAGATCCGGGAGCTGATCCAGAACGTCGAATGA
- the secG gene encoding preprotein translocase subunit SecG, producing the protein MPYVISSLIALVVCTILGYVLPPAITYILVGLVSAFMICLVLIQRGRGGGLAGAFGGVGGSSAFGTRAGDVFTRITIVTASVWIALNMGLVVNANTRARDAQQGPVGGEFLPEGIGGAGDATAPDSDSGLGAGRLGVPPDLGGEDAGSDLDSPEAPADLPPALDGGQPPNADDADLNVEVPAPEPAPE; encoded by the coding sequence ATGCCCTATGTGATCAGCAGCCTGATCGCGCTGGTCGTCTGCACGATCCTCGGCTACGTCCTGCCGCCGGCGATCACCTACATCCTGGTCGGCCTGGTGTCGGCCTTCATGATCTGCCTGGTGCTGATCCAGCGGGGGAGGGGAGGCGGCCTGGCCGGCGCCTTCGGCGGCGTGGGGGGCTCCAGCGCCTTCGGCACCCGGGCCGGCGACGTGTTCACCCGGATCACCATCGTCACCGCCTCGGTCTGGATCGCCCTGAACATGGGGCTGGTCGTCAACGCCAACACCCGGGCCCGGGACGCCCAGCAGGGGCCCGTCGGCGGCGAGTTCCTGCCCGAGGGGATCGGCGGGGCCGGAGACGCGACCGCCCCCGACTCCGACTCCGGTCTCGGGGCCGGTCGACTCGGCGTGCCCCCCGACCTGGGCGGCGAGGACGCCGGGTCCGACCTCGACTCCCCCGAGGCCCCCGCCGACCTGCCCCCGGCCCTGGACGGCGGCCAGCCCCCCAACGCCGACGACGCCGACCTGAACGTAGAAGTGCCGGCCCCGGAGCCGGCCCCCGAATGA
- the tpiA gene encoding triose-phosphate isomerase, with product MRPLFIAGNWKMNPNTEADAVALAEAVKAGVGQDHAVRVALCPPSVYLHRLDSALSNSPIGVGAQNMHPEPSGAYTGELSAAMLVDVGCTHVILGHSERRHGLGETDAFINRKLHAALKAGLIPILCIGETLEEREQGRTEAVVASQLDGSLDGLEAEPMAGVVLAYEPVWAIGTGRTATPEQAQEVHAFIRGRLAEKFSEAIAARVVIQYGGSVKADNAADLLARPDIDGALVGGASLKAPGFLGIIEAARAVTRAGKG from the coding sequence ATGCGACCGCTGTTCATCGCCGGCAACTGGAAGATGAACCCGAACACCGAGGCCGACGCCGTCGCGCTGGCCGAGGCCGTCAAGGCCGGGGTCGGCCAGGACCACGCCGTCCGGGTGGCCCTCTGCCCGCCCTCGGTGTACTTGCACCGGCTCGACTCTGCACTCTCGAACTCCCCGATCGGCGTCGGCGCCCAGAACATGCACCCGGAGCCCTCGGGGGCCTACACCGGCGAGTTGTCGGCCGCGATGCTCGTCGACGTCGGCTGCACCCACGTCATCCTCGGCCACAGCGAGCGGCGACACGGCCTGGGGGAGACCGACGCGTTCATCAACCGGAAGCTGCACGCCGCGCTGAAGGCCGGGCTCATCCCGATCCTCTGCATCGGCGAGACCCTGGAGGAACGCGAGCAGGGCCGCACCGAGGCCGTCGTCGCCTCCCAGCTCGACGGCTCGCTCGACGGCCTGGAGGCCGAGCCGATGGCCGGCGTCGTCCTGGCGTATGAGCCCGTCTGGGCCATTGGCACCGGCCGGACCGCCACCCCCGAGCAGGCCCAGGAGGTCCACGCCTTCATCCGGGGCCGCCTGGCCGAGAAATTCTCGGAAGCGATCGCCGCCCGGGTCGTCATCCAGTACGGGGGGAGCGTCAAGGCCGACAACGCCGCCGATCTGCTGGCCCGGCCCGACATCGACGGCGCCCTGGTCGGCGGTGCCAGCCTCAAGGCCCCCGGCTTCCTCGGCATCATCGAGGCCGCCCGGGCCGTCACCCGGGCCGGCAAGGGCTGA